Proteins from a genomic interval of Vicia villosa cultivar HV-30 ecotype Madison, WI unplaced genomic scaffold, Vvil1.0 ctg.002563F_1_1, whole genome shotgun sequence:
- the LOC131639218 gene encoding transcription factor JUNGBRUNNEN 1-like, producing the protein MNIQHLQDDDDDDVPLPGFRFHPTDQELVTFYLRRKLENKPISIDLIKQVDIYKYDPWDLPKSSVHGAEKEGYFFCKRGRKYKNSIRPNRVTGSGFWKATGIDKAIYSNGGEGNDCVGLKKTLVYYRGSAGKGTKTDWMMHEFRLPSGTIATSADRDRAKNDNNDLSHEAEIWTLCRIFKRNVSPKKQQTSEVKPLANKRQSQIIHEKSSRLNNMEFGANQQTYINFGASHEHRPINEHSSINNYTSVDRINQFQVDQLSSSSVAHQSQQNNVTQSSNYWVNQAANELLSFDNWDELGSVVKFSVDSPSL; encoded by the exons ATGAATATTCAACATttacaagatgatgatgatgatgatgttccaCTTCCTGGATTTAGATTCCATCCTACTGATCAAGAACTTGTCACCTTTTATCTTCGACGAAAACTCGAAAACAAACCTATTTCTATTGACCTCATCAAACAAGTTGATATCTACAAATATGATCCTTGGGATCTTCCAA AATCTAGTGTACATGGAGCAGAAAAAGAGGGTTATTTTTTTTGCAAAAGAGGGAGAAAATATAAGAACAGTATTAGGCCAAATAGAGTAACTGGATCTGGATTCTGGAAAGCAACTGGAATAGATAAAGCAATATACTCAAATGGAGGAGAAGGAAATGATTGCGTTGGACTTAAGAAAACACTTGTTTACTATCGCGGTAGCGCTGGTAAGGGCACCAAAACCGATTGGATGATGCATGAGTTTCGTCTTCCGTCTGGTACTATTGCTACCAGCGCAGATCGTGATCGTGCTAAGAATGATAATAATGATCTTTCTCATGAAGCA GAAATTTGGACATTATGTAGAATTTTCAAAAGAAATGTATCGCCGAAGAAACAACAAACATCAGAGGTGAAGCCATTAGCTAACAAGCGTCAGAGTCAGATCATTCATGAAAAGAGTAGTAGATTAAACAATATGGAGTTCGGCGCAAATCAACAAACATATATCAATTTTGGTGCAAGCCACGAGCATCGGCCTATTAATGAACATAGTTCGATCAACAATTATACCAGCGTTGATCGAATTAATCAGTTTCAAGTAGATCAGTTGAGCTCTTCTTCGGTGGCGCATCAATCTCAACAAAATAATGTAACGCAATCTTCGAATTATTGGGTTAATCAGGCTGCTAATGAGTTATTATCATTTGATAATTGGGATGAGCTTGGATCAGTTGTGAAGTTTTCTGTTGATTCACCTAGTTTGTAA